One part of the Gossypium raimondii isolate GPD5lz chromosome 1, ASM2569854v1, whole genome shotgun sequence genome encodes these proteins:
- the LOC105786044 gene encoding probable protein S-acyltransferase 23, translating into MASSEIEVVPSESEPKTTQQQNSTQQIAIIDVFSASAYGDFDKLRKFVEEDGASLATPDGNSYYALQWAALNNFSDIAQYIIDHGGNVNATDNNQQTALHWAAVKGSIAVADVLLQNGARVEAADLNGYRAVHIAAQYGQTAFLNHIVAKYHAEYDAPDNCGRSPLHWAAFKGFSDTIRLLLFRDAFQGKQDIEGCTPLHWAALRGNVEACMVLVHAGTKQELLVKDKAGNTPLKLASDKGHRQIALLLSKAERANSKRLFDKIHGGKMGEVGYAPILFCVIIVLIILFINSVLATPTLPKVTAIVGLWGWTGVSLGIGSLIMFYRCCSKDPGYIKKSRRLDGYEDTEDPLLNIELNNASVWTGNWDQLCPTCKIIRPVRSKHCPICKHCIEQFDHHCPWISNCVGKRNKWDFFVFICMGTLTSFIGAFVAVQRIWTAIPALSAGKTWIHLVIDHHPGIVAFLLLDALVLTSATTLTIIQATQIARNITTNEVSNAIRYRYLHGPEGRFRNPYNHGCRKNCTDFFIRGYTDDEIAWPPLQSVAS; encoded by the exons ATGGCTTCTTCAGAGATCGAGGTGGTACCATCAGAATCAGAACCGAAAACAACCCAACAACAAAACTCTACTCAACAAATTGCTATTATCGACGTCTTCTCGGCCTCTGCCTATGGAGATTTTGACAAACTGAGAAAATTCGTAGAAGAAGATGGTGCCTCACTCGCAACACCTGACGGTAACAGCTATTACGCCCTTCAGTGGGCTGCTCTTAACAACTTCTCAGATATTGCTCAGTACATTATCGAT CATGGTGGAAATGTAAATGCAACTGACAATAACCAGCAGACAGCTCTGCATTGGGCTGCAGTTAAGGGTTCGATTGCTGTGGCAGATGTGCTCTTGCAAAATGGAGCTCGGGTGGAAGCAGCTGATCTCAATGGTTATCGT GCAGTTCATATTGCTGCTCAATATGGGCAAACAGCTTTCTTAAATCATATTGTTGCAAAATATCACGCAGAATATGATGCACCTGATAACTGTGGAAGGTCGCCACTTCATTG GGCTGCATTCAAGGGATTTTCAGATACAATTAGATTGCTTCTATTTCGAGATGCGTTTCAAGGGAAACAAGACATAGAAG GTTGCACTCCATTGCACTGGGCTGCACTAAGAGGAAATGTAGAGGCATGCATGGTTCTCGTGCATGCAGGCACAAAGCAGGAATTATTGGTAAAAGATAAAGCTGGAAACACCCCTCTTAAGCTTGCATCTGATAAAGGTCATCGGCAGATTGCCCTTCTCCTT TCTAAAGCAGAAAGAGCCAATAGCAAACGGTTGTTCGACAAAATTCATGGTGGGAAGATGGGGGAAGTTGGTTATGCTCCcatattattttgtgttatcATTGTTCTAATTATCCTCTTCATCAACTCAGTTCTTGCTA CTCCAACTCTTCCTAAGGTAACTGCCATTGTTGGACTTTGGGGATGGACTGGTGTCTCTCTTGGTATTGGCTCGTTGATAATGTTCTACAGGTGTTGTAG CAAAGATCCaggttatataaaaaaatctagaaGATTGGATGGCTATGAAGATACAGAG GATCCCTTGCTGAATATTGAGCTGAACAACGCATCTGTATGGACAGGAAACTGGGATCAGCTTTGCCCTACCTGCAAG ATAATAAGACCTGTACGTTCTAAGCACTGTCCTATCTGTAAGCACTGTATTGAACAGTTTGACCATCATTGCCCATGGATATCTAACTGCGTAGGAAAG AGAAACAAATGGGATTTCTTTGTTTTCATATGTATGGGAACCTTGACTTCATTCATTGGTGCCTTTGTTGCAGTTCAAA GGATATGGACAGCAATACCTGCATTGTCTGCTGGTAAAACATGGATTCATCTTGTGATTGATCATCATCCTGGTATTGTTGCATTTCTCCTTTTGGATGCTCTTGTTTTGACTTCTGCTACAACTTTGACCATAATACAGGCAACCCAG ATAGCTCGGAATATCACCACTAACGAAGTATCAAACGCCATTCGCTATCGGTATCTCCATGGCCCCGAAGGACGGTTTCGGAACCCATATAACCATGGTTGCCGAAAGAATTGTACAGATTTCTTCATTCGTGGTTACACAGATGATGAGATTGCTTGGCCTCCATTACAGAGTGTTGCCAGTTAG
- the LOC105786043 gene encoding soluble inorganic pyrophosphatase 6, chloroplastic, with product MAPTTVAAPSSCMLLKTPFSLKRGSKALSLNNGRRLSKRLFSCNAIYNPQVRIKREGQPETLNYRVFFEDASGKKISPWHDVPLHLGNGVFNFIVEIPKESSAKMEVATVELYTPIKQDTKKGKLRYYPYNINWNYGLLPQTWEDPSFANSEVEGAFGDNDPVDVVEIGDSRGKIGEILKVKPLAALAMIDEGELDWKIVAISLDDPRASLVNDVNDVEKHFPGTLTAIRNWFRDYKIPDGKPANKFGLGNKAASKEYALKVIKETNESWAKLVKRSIPAGDLSLV from the exons ATGGCACCGACAACCGTAGCCGCCCCTTCTTCTTGCATGCTCCTCAAAACACCCTTCTCTTTGAAACGCGGCAGCAAGGCTCTTAGCTTGAACAATGGCAGACGATTGTCCAAAAGATTATTTTCTTGCAATGCCATTTATAACCCCCAGGTGCGGATCAAGCGAGAAGGCCAACCCGAAACTCTTAACTACAGAGTCTTCTTCGAAGATGCTTCGGGCAAGAAG ATTTCTCCTTGGCATGATGTTCCATTGCATTTGGGAAATGGTGTTTTTAACTTCATTGTTGAGATACCCAAAGAATCAAGTGCAAAAATGGAGGTTGCTACTGTTGAGTTATACACACCCATTAAGCAGGACACAAAGAAGGGCAAGCTTCGATATTACCC CTATAATATAAACTGGAATTATGGATTGCTTCCACAAACATGGGAAGACCCATCTTTTGCAAACTCTGAAGTTGAAGGAGCATTTGGTGATAATGACCCTG TTGATGTTGTTGAGATTGGTGATAGCCGGGGGAAGATTGGTGAAATTCTGAAGGTTAAGCCTTTGGCTGCTTTAGCCATGATTGATGAAGGGGAACTTGACTGGAAAATAGTTGCCATCTCATTAGATGATCCAAGGGCTTCTCTTGTGAATGATGTCAATGATGTTGAGAAGCATTTTCCG GGGACACTGACCGCAATCAGGAATTGGTTTAGAGATTACAAGATCCCTGATGGAAAACCAGCTAACAAGTTTGGTCTTGGCAACAAGGCAGCAAGCAAG GAATATGCTCTTAAGGTCATTAAAGAGACTAACGAGTCTTGGGCTAAACTTGTCAAAAGATCGATTCCCGCCGGAGACCTTTCACTTGTATAA